The Caretta caretta isolate rCarCar2 chromosome 5, rCarCar1.hap1, whole genome shotgun sequence genome contains a region encoding:
- the LOC142072084 gene encoding non-lysosomal glucosylceramidase-like, whose amino-acid sequence MSFANGTMGAVNGMRPDGSLDTSSLQSSEAWVGVVYALAATMIQEGLVQEGFHTAEGCYRTVWERLGMAFQTPEAYCQRKLFRSLAYMRPLSIWSMQLALESRARQAPAPTELHPVPETSPQP is encoded by the exons ATGAGCTTTGCCAATGGGACGATGGGCGCCGTGAACGGCATGAGGCCCGATGGGAGCCTGGACACATCCAGCCTGCAGTCCAGCGAGGCCTGGGTTGGGGTTGTGTACGCTCTGGCAGCCACCATGATCCAGGAG gGCCTGGTGCAGGAGGGCTTCCACACAGCGGAGGGCTGCTACCGGACCGTGTGGGAGCGGCTGGGCATGGCCTTCCAGACGCCGGAGGCCTATTGCCAAAGGAAGCTCTTCCGCTCTCTGGCCTACATGCGCCCCCTCAGCATCTGGAGcatgcagctggccctggagaGCAGAGCCCGCCAGGCGCCTGCCCCCACGGAGCTGCACCCAGTGCCGGAGACCTCCCCCCAGCCGTGA